A stretch of Chionomys nivalis chromosome 26, mChiNiv1.1, whole genome shotgun sequence DNA encodes these proteins:
- the Cldn12 gene encoding claudin-12: MGCRDVHAATVLSFLCGIASVAGLFAGTLLPNWRKLRLITFNRNEKNLTVYTGLWVKCVRYDGSSDCLMYDRTWYLSVDQLDLRVLQFALPLSILIAMGALLLCLIGMCNTAFNSSVPNIKLAKCLVNSAGCHLVSGLLFFLAGTVSLSPSIWAIFYNTHLNRKFEPVFAFDYAVFVTIASSGGLFMTALLLFIWYCACKSLSSPFWQPLYSHPPSMHTYSQPYSSRSRLSAIEIDIPVVSHST; this comes from the coding sequence ATGGGCTGCCGAGATGTGCATGCGGCCACCGTGCTCTCCTTCCTGTGTGGCATTGCCTCTGTGGCAGGCCTCTTCGCAGggactctgcttcccaactggaggaaactgagactcatcACGTTCAACAGAAACGAGAAGAACCTGACTGTGTACACCGGCCTGTGGGTGAAGTGTGTCCGGTACGATGGAAGCAGTGACTGCCTGATGTACGACCGCACCTGGTACCTGTCTGTGGACCAGCTGGACCTGCGTGTCCTCCAGTTTGCCCTGCCTCTCAGCATCCTGATCGCAATGGGTGCCTTGCTGCTTTGTCTGATTGGAATGTGTAACACGGCCTTCAACTCCTCGGTGCCTAACATCAAACTGGCCAAGTGTCTGGTCAATAGTGCAGGCTGCCATCTGGTGTCTGGACTCCTGTTTTTCCTGGCCGGCACTGTGAGCCTCTCCCCATCCATCTGGGCCATCTTTTATAACACTCATCTCAACAGGAAGTTTGAGCCTGTCTTTGCCTTTGACTATGCGGTGTTTGTCACTATCGCTAGCTCAGGGGGTCTGTTTATGACCGCTCTTCTTCTGTTCATTTGGTACTGCGCGTGCAAATCTCTGTCCTCGCCCTTCTGGCAGCCGCTGTACTCTCATCCTCCCAGTATGCACACTTACTCCCAGCCTTATTCATCGCGCTCCCGCCTCTCCGCCATAGAGATCGACATTCCAGTAGTGTCACATAGCACTTAA